The Pseudofrankia inefficax genome window below encodes:
- a CDS encoding Hsp70 family protein, with the protein MTGWTLAIDLGTSFVCAATSVGGKVEILEIENTRYLPSAVLLDQDGNLVTGRAAASQGEAFPERLERLPKRALVSSDQVLLAGTAVPTVDLVATLLERVAQEATRRVGLGSPSTVVLTHPARWGQPERDRLIAAAEKAGLSGPLLLAEPVAAATWYAHQADIPVGGTVAVFDLGGGTLDTAVLRRAAGGFLVAGMPGGDAHFGGEDVDEHLLELAGAHAREQDEAAWDRIWTDPGRAGRRNQALVRRDLVVAKESLSASPTHHLYPPGFDDGLRVTRRELEAAVEPQLSGAVDALLTTLASARVEPKDLAALFLTGGATRMPRVSEILTERTGLLPRVTGDPKASTVLGALYAVDSPVATAPPAPRLPADGPQARTGSATDGDRATANARQTVRNASNTVLRDARASLRRSTTPLRPGLTRASSLLSSLVAARTMLRRLLVPCGLALVIAAFLLGSTNGAVRSYNVVACVEVLLAGLLLLLAAVPDPASWRGRAARLAALLMTLSTTGTTIRHDDHTHALHYGSGFVLLTAAILGCVALWLLELPSRGWRSPALTIAAVAGWLLGEIEFPENLARIPAIVLVLSWVVTGVTRLAKYLVRITRDNGEPSSG; encoded by the coding sequence ATGACCGGCTGGACGCTAGCTATTGATCTGGGCACGAGCTTCGTGTGCGCCGCGACCTCGGTAGGCGGCAAGGTCGAGATCCTGGAGATCGAGAACACCCGCTACCTGCCGTCGGCCGTCCTGCTCGACCAGGACGGGAACCTGGTGACCGGCCGGGCGGCGGCCAGCCAGGGCGAGGCGTTCCCGGAGCGGCTGGAGCGGCTGCCGAAACGCGCCCTGGTCAGCTCCGATCAGGTGCTGCTGGCGGGCACGGCGGTGCCGACCGTCGACCTCGTCGCCACGCTGCTGGAGCGGGTCGCGCAGGAGGCCACCCGGCGGGTGGGGCTCGGAAGCCCGTCGACGGTCGTCCTCACGCATCCCGCCCGCTGGGGCCAGCCCGAGCGGGACCGGCTGATCGCGGCGGCGGAGAAGGCGGGCCTGAGCGGGCCGCTGCTGCTCGCGGAACCCGTCGCCGCCGCGACCTGGTACGCCCACCAGGCGGACATCCCGGTGGGCGGCACCGTCGCCGTGTTCGACCTGGGTGGCGGCACACTCGACACGGCCGTGCTACGGCGCGCCGCCGGGGGCTTCCTCGTCGCCGGCATGCCCGGTGGCGACGCGCACTTCGGCGGCGAGGACGTCGACGAACACCTTCTGGAGCTGGCGGGCGCGCACGCTCGCGAACAGGACGAGGCCGCCTGGGACCGGATCTGGACCGATCCCGGCCGCGCGGGCCGACGCAACCAGGCGTTGGTCAGGCGCGACCTCGTCGTCGCCAAGGAGTCACTCTCGGCGAGCCCGACCCACCATCTCTATCCGCCCGGCTTCGACGACGGCCTGCGGGTGACCCGGCGCGAGCTGGAGGCGGCCGTCGAGCCCCAGCTGTCGGGCGCCGTCGACGCGCTGCTGACGACGCTGGCCAGCGCCCGGGTCGAGCCCAAGGATCTCGCCGCGCTGTTCCTGACCGGCGGCGCGACCCGGATGCCCCGGGTCAGCGAGATCCTCACCGAGCGCACCGGGCTGCTCCCCCGGGTCACCGGCGACCCGAAGGCCAGCACCGTCCTCGGCGCCCTCTACGCGGTCGATTCTCCGGTCGCCACCGCCCCTCCCGCGCCCAGGCTCCCCGCGGACGGACCGCAGGCGCGTACCGGATCCGCCACCGACGGCGACCGGGCCACAGCCAACGCGCGCCAGACGGTCCGGAACGCCTCGAACACCGTGCTGCGGGACGCGCGCGCCTCGCTGCGGCGATCCACGACACCGCTGCGCCCGGGCCTCACGCGGGCCTCGTCCCTGCTGTCGTCGCTGGTCGCCGCGCGTACGATGCTGCGCCGGCTGCTGGTGCCGTGCGGCCTGGCCCTGGTGATCGCCGCGTTCCTGCTGGGGTCGACGAACGGCGCGGTCCGGTCGTACAACGTGGTCGCCTGCGTCGAGGTCCTGCTGGCCGGCCTGCTGCTTCTCCTCGCGGCCGTGCCGGATCCGGCGAGCTGGCGGGGCCGCGCGGCGCGGCTGGCCGCGCTGCTGATGACCCTGTCGACCACGGGCACGACGATCCGGCATGACGACCACACGCATGCCCTCCACTACGGCAGCGGCTTCGTCCTGCTGACCGCCGCGATCCTCGGCTGTGTCGCGCTGTGGCTGCTCGAACTGCCGTCCCGGGGGTGGCGGTCGCCGGCTCTGACGATCGCCGCGGTGGCGGGCTGGCTACTCGGCGAGATCGAGTTCCCCGAGAACCTGGCCAGGATCCCGGCGATAGTCCTCGTTCTCTCCTGGGTGGTCACCGGCGTGACGAGACTGGCGAAGTACCTGGTCCGCATCACGAGAGACAACGGCGAACCGTCCTCCGGCTGA
- a CDS encoding MBL fold metallo-hydrolase has protein sequence MADRPGTPSDRRSRSDRLYFRQLLSGRDFAVGDPIAAQMVNFCYLIGDRETGEAVIVDPAYAADELLGILGADGMRLVGMLATHHHPDHVGGTMMGFSLAGIRDVLTRVQAPVHVNKNEAEFVRRVTEVSASDLVEHDHDDTVDVGAIPIRLLHTPGHTPGSQCFLVDNRLVAGDTLFLDGCGRTDFPGGSPAQMYDSLQRLAALPDDPVVYPGHFYSPPRDSAAMSDVTETNMVYRPRTREQWLLYFGG, from the coding sequence ATGGCCGACCGTCCAGGGACCCCGTCCGACCGGCGAAGCCGATCGGACCGGTTGTACTTCCGCCAGCTGTTGTCGGGCCGGGACTTCGCCGTCGGCGACCCGATCGCGGCGCAGATGGTCAACTTCTGCTACCTGATCGGCGACCGGGAGACCGGCGAGGCCGTCATCGTCGATCCGGCCTACGCCGCCGACGAGCTGCTCGGAATCCTCGGCGCCGACGGGATGCGCCTGGTCGGCATGCTGGCCACCCACCATCACCCCGACCACGTCGGCGGGACCATGATGGGCTTCTCGCTGGCCGGGATCCGGGACGTGCTCACCAGGGTGCAGGCGCCGGTGCACGTCAACAAGAACGAGGCCGAGTTCGTCCGCCGGGTCACCGAGGTGTCCGCCTCCGACCTCGTCGAGCACGACCACGACGACACCGTCGACGTCGGCGCCATCCCGATCCGGCTGCTGCACACTCCTGGCCACACCCCGGGCAGCCAGTGCTTCCTGGTCGACAACCGGCTCGTCGCCGGTGACACGCTCTTCCTCGACGGCTGCGGCCGGACCGACTTCCCCGGCGGCAGCCCGGCCCAGATGTACGACAGCCTGCAGCGGCTGGCCGCGCTCCCCGACGACCCGGTCGTCTACCCCGGCCACTTCTACTCGCCGCCACGGGACAGCGCCGCCATGTCCGACGTGACCGAGACGAACATGGTCTACCGCCCGCGCACCCGCGAGCAGTGGCTGCTGTACTTCGGCGGCTGA
- a CDS encoding DUF5685 family protein: MFGILRPCRHRLGDELTATWMSHLCGMCLTLRDRHGHWARVATNVDGLLLSVLVAAQTGEAATRKAGPCALRGLRTARVASADDPGTRLAAVVSLAAAATNVEDHVADGDGAFARRPVAAVAARFAGAAARGSGASGAELGFDVGVLERAAGRQKAAETAAGPGTALTAVTAPAEEATAAAFAHTALVAGQPGNVAPLTEIGRYFGRLAHLLDAVADQREDAARGAWNPLTATGATRADARALCDDALLGIRLALRDVTFAAADAAAPEPRRSRRSGRKKARAGNGHSCTVRHDPAEPAESPHARAHGVASRNPHARLAHLLLVHELERAVDTTFRAAESRVSKPARTSGSGQPGPGPGQPTYPAPEGPDGPDPGRPGPGVTFGTCLAATAMCCTCQACREHTSPYSGQRRQGICSNCGDCDCGDCCDCCECCGDCGDCDCNC, from the coding sequence GTGTTCGGGATTCTTCGGCCCTGCCGCCACCGGCTGGGCGACGAGCTGACGGCGACGTGGATGTCGCACCTGTGCGGGATGTGCCTGACGTTGCGCGACCGCCATGGGCACTGGGCCCGGGTGGCGACGAACGTCGACGGGCTCCTGCTGTCCGTGCTGGTCGCGGCCCAGACGGGCGAGGCCGCGACCCGCAAGGCCGGTCCGTGCGCGCTGCGCGGCCTGCGGACGGCTCGGGTCGCGTCGGCGGACGACCCCGGCACCCGGCTGGCGGCGGTGGTCTCGTTGGCGGCCGCGGCCACGAACGTCGAGGACCACGTGGCGGACGGCGACGGCGCCTTCGCCCGCCGGCCGGTCGCGGCGGTCGCGGCCCGGTTCGCGGGCGCGGCGGCCCGCGGCAGCGGTGCCAGCGGCGCCGAACTGGGCTTCGACGTCGGCGTGCTCGAACGCGCCGCCGGCCGGCAGAAGGCCGCGGAGACCGCGGCCGGCCCGGGCACGGCGCTGACCGCGGTGACCGCGCCGGCCGAGGAGGCCACCGCGGCGGCGTTCGCGCACACCGCGCTGGTCGCCGGCCAGCCCGGCAACGTCGCGCCGCTCACCGAGATCGGCCGCTACTTCGGTCGGCTCGCCCACCTGCTCGACGCGGTGGCCGACCAGCGCGAGGACGCGGCGCGCGGCGCCTGGAATCCGCTGACGGCGACCGGCGCGACCCGCGCCGACGCACGGGCGCTTTGTGACGACGCGCTGCTCGGTATCCGGCTCGCGCTGCGCGACGTCACCTTCGCGGCAGCCGACGCCGCCGCGCCAGAGCCGCGCCGATCCCGGCGGTCGGGCCGGAAGAAGGCGCGGGCCGGGAACGGCCATTCGTGCACCGTGCGGCATGACCCGGCCGAGCCGGCGGAGTCCCCCCACGCGCGGGCTCACGGCGTGGCGAGCCGCAACCCGCATGCCCGGCTCGCGCATCTGCTCCTGGTCCACGAGCTGGAACGAGCCGTCGACACGACCTTCCGGGCCGCCGAATCCCGGGTCTCGAAACCGGCGCGGACGAGCGGCTCAGGCCAGCCGGGCCCGGGCCCGGGCCAGCCGACCTACCCCGCGCCGGAGGGCCCCGACGGTCCGGATCCCGGCCGGCCGGGACCGGGCGTCACCTTCGGGACCTGCCTCGCCGCGACCGCGATGTGCTGCACCTGCCAGGCGTGCCGCGAGCACACGTCGCCCTACTCGGGCCAGCGCAGGCAGGGCATCTGCTCGAACTGCGGCGACTGCGACTGCGGAGACTGCTGCGACTGTTGTGAGTGCTGCGGCGACTGCGGGGACTGCGACTGCAACTGCTGA
- a CDS encoding quinone oxidoreductase family protein has protein sequence MSDAAVTRAVRLAVAGEPPRLVEKVELPAPGDGELLVDLDYAGVNPIDTYAATGMVGDLARLPRTLGVEGTGVLAGTDTRVVVTGAGTGLVRDGTWAGAVVAPRGAVVELPAGVDPAEAGAIGVAAVTAYDALHVLGGLRTGDQVLVLGAGGGVGVLAVQLAKLAGASVVGQVGSPAKADAVAALGADRVVVADAARLVAELDEFQPTLVIDPLGGAFTPAAVELAAVSGRIVILGVSAGENVPLPGRTFYRKGLSLLGYAGLVVTRERRATAIQAVAAGLAAGTLRIPVDEVVPLGRFEDAIRRLRDRSVFGKVVLATQE, from the coding sequence ATGAGCGACGCAGCGGTGACCAGGGCGGTGCGGCTGGCGGTGGCCGGGGAGCCGCCGCGGCTGGTGGAGAAGGTCGAGCTGCCAGCCCCGGGCGACGGCGAGCTGCTCGTCGACCTCGACTACGCGGGCGTCAACCCGATCGACACCTACGCGGCCACCGGGATGGTCGGCGACCTGGCCCGGCTGCCGCGCACGCTCGGCGTCGAGGGGACGGGCGTGCTCGCCGGCACGGACACCCGGGTGGTCGTCACCGGCGCCGGTACCGGGCTCGTCCGGGACGGCACCTGGGCCGGCGCGGTCGTCGCCCCGCGCGGGGCCGTCGTCGAGCTGCCCGCCGGGGTCGACCCGGCTGAGGCGGGCGCGATCGGGGTCGCCGCCGTCACCGCGTACGACGCGCTGCACGTGCTCGGCGGGCTGCGGACCGGTGACCAGGTGCTGGTGCTCGGCGCTGGCGGCGGTGTCGGGGTCCTCGCGGTGCAGCTCGCGAAGCTCGCGGGGGCCTCCGTCGTCGGCCAGGTCGGCTCGCCGGCCAAGGCGGACGCGGTCGCCGCGCTCGGCGCCGACCGGGTCGTCGTCGCGGACGCGGCGCGGCTGGTCGCCGAGCTGGACGAGTTCCAGCCGACGCTGGTCATCGACCCGCTGGGCGGCGCGTTCACCCCGGCGGCCGTCGAACTCGCCGCCGTCTCCGGGCGGATCGTCATCCTCGGCGTGTCCGCCGGCGAGAACGTCCCGCTGCCGGGCCGGACGTTCTACCGCAAGGGCCTGAGCCTGCTGGGCTACGCCGGCCTGGTCGTCACGCGGGAGCGGCGCGCGACGGCGATCCAGGCGGTCGCCGCCGGACTGGCCGCCGGGACGCTGCGGATCCCGGTCGACGAGGTCGTCCCGCTGGGCCGCTTCGAGGACGCCATCCGGCGGCTGCGCGACCGTTCGGTCTTCGGCAAGGTCGTGCTGGCCACCCAGGAGTAG
- a CDS encoding L-2-hydroxyglutarate oxidase, with product MAARIAVVGGGILGLAVARRLGQVDPSATVTVFEKEHDIARHQTGRNSGVVHAGLYYTPGSLKATLCRRGVGLLREYVDDRKIRFEECGKVVVAVDDTELDRLKEIARKAEANGVPGCRWVDAAELRAIEPHARGVAALHSPTTAIVDYPAVCRALRDDVLDAGGTVRTGAEIVGIEERTDGVWLRLRTRGTAAAPPNGHHPDGASAAAKAEVREVTEQAGPFDLLVSCAGLQSDQVAQLTGEDPSPRIIPFRGDYWLLRPERRDLVKGLIYPVPDPRYPFLGIHLTKRVDGEILVGPNAVLATAREGYTVGTVKAADLRQTVAWPGMRKLALAHWKTGAKEMLRTASKRAFVAEARRYVPELTAADVVRGPAGVRAQAVARDGSLVDDFVLAHSGRILHVRNAPSPGATASLAIAEYIVAKLVPQAQADPAT from the coding sequence GTGGCAGCACGTATCGCGGTGGTCGGCGGGGGGATCCTGGGGCTGGCGGTGGCCAGGCGTCTCGGGCAGGTCGACCCCTCGGCCACGGTCACCGTGTTCGAGAAGGAACACGACATCGCGCGCCACCAGACCGGCCGCAACAGCGGCGTCGTGCACGCGGGCCTCTACTACACGCCGGGCTCGCTGAAGGCGACGCTGTGCCGCCGCGGCGTCGGCCTGCTGCGCGAGTACGTCGACGACCGGAAGATCCGGTTCGAGGAGTGCGGCAAGGTCGTCGTCGCCGTCGATGACACCGAGCTGGACCGGCTCAAGGAGATCGCCCGCAAGGCCGAGGCGAACGGTGTCCCCGGCTGCCGCTGGGTGGACGCGGCCGAGCTGCGCGCGATCGAGCCACACGCCAGGGGCGTCGCGGCGCTGCACTCCCCCACCACCGCGATCGTCGACTACCCGGCGGTGTGCCGGGCGCTGCGCGACGACGTCCTCGACGCGGGTGGCACCGTGCGCACCGGCGCCGAGATCGTCGGGATCGAGGAGAGGACGGACGGGGTCTGGCTGCGGCTGCGTACCCGCGGCACCGCGGCGGCGCCCCCGAACGGCCACCACCCGGACGGCGCGAGCGCAGCGGCGAAGGCCGAGGTCCGCGAGGTGACCGAGCAGGCCGGCCCGTTCGACCTGCTGGTGTCCTGCGCCGGGCTGCAGTCCGACCAGGTCGCCCAGCTCACCGGCGAGGACCCGTCGCCGCGGATCATCCCGTTCCGCGGCGACTACTGGCTGCTGCGGCCGGAGCGGCGTGACCTGGTCAAGGGCCTGATCTACCCGGTGCCCGACCCGAGGTACCCGTTCCTGGGCATCCACCTCACCAAGCGGGTCGACGGCGAGATCCTCGTCGGCCCGAACGCGGTGCTCGCCACCGCCCGGGAGGGCTACACCGTCGGCACCGTGAAGGCGGCCGACCTGCGCCAGACGGTCGCCTGGCCGGGCATGCGCAAGCTCGCGCTGGCGCACTGGAAGACCGGCGCCAAGGAGATGCTGCGCACGGCCAGCAAGCGGGCTTTCGTCGCCGAGGCCCGCCGCTACGTCCCCGAACTGACCGCCGCCGACGTGGTGCGCGGCCCGGCCGGGGTGCGCGCGCAGGCCGTCGCCCGGGACGGGAGCCTCGTCGACGACTTCGTGCTCGCGCACAGCGGGCGCATCCTGCACGTGCGCAACGCGCCCTCCCCTGGCGCCACCGCGTCGCTCGCGATCGCCGAGTACATCGTGGCGAAGCTCGTCCCGCAGGCGCAGGCCGACCCGGCCACCTGA
- a CDS encoding aminotransferase class V-fold PLP-dependent enzyme, whose protein sequence is MADTGNRQPTAGRAESPVDPAGEGPAGEGPAAPGQRRPTAAAEPALPGDELGQAWLAARAGLTVTHLDTAAAGVPSGAVRAAQAAYLATEASVGSYVAQYEVAAGPLTAARETLAGLLDPALRAADVAFHHNATSGLAALLAAWPLPPGGRVGIVPSDFRSNWLALLDRAARDGLELVDLPTQPDGRLDVDRLARGDGPAALDGLDLVMFPEVPSQRGIVQPTAAVAALCRAAGVPLLLDVAQSLGQVDVTAAGATGGVTAYAGTSRKWLCGPRGVGFVAVRPDFAERLGVAAASGYAAGWEPAPAAPGGSRLVPAPGMGRFDVGEAPVAGWLGFAAALAEHADAGPGAVRARIHALAGAARRRLDGLAGWRLGEDVGSPCGIVALLPPAGVDPATVKDRLAREERILTTAIGPARARDAVPVLRVSPPVHATLADLDRLAEAVERLSH, encoded by the coding sequence ATGGCCGACACAGGGAACCGACAGCCGACCGCTGGCCGCGCCGAGAGCCCCGTCGACCCTGCCGGGGAGGGGCCCGCCGGGGAAGGGCCGGCGGCGCCCGGCCAGCGGCGCCCCACGGCGGCGGCCGAGCCGGCGCTGCCGGGCGACGAGCTGGGCCAGGCGTGGCTGGCCGCGCGCGCGGGCCTCACCGTCACCCATCTGGACACGGCCGCGGCGGGCGTGCCGAGCGGCGCCGTCCGCGCGGCCCAGGCGGCGTACCTGGCCACCGAGGCGTCGGTCGGCTCCTACGTGGCGCAGTATGAGGTCGCCGCCGGCCCGCTGACCGCCGCCCGCGAGACGCTCGCCGGGCTGCTCGACCCGGCGCTGCGGGCGGCCGACGTCGCCTTCCACCACAACGCGACGTCGGGGCTCGCCGCGCTGCTGGCCGCCTGGCCGCTGCCGCCTGGCGGGCGGGTCGGGATCGTGCCCAGCGACTTCCGCTCGAACTGGCTCGCCCTACTGGACCGGGCCGCCCGCGACGGGCTGGAGCTGGTCGACCTGCCGACCCAGCCCGACGGCCGCCTCGACGTCGACCGGCTCGCCCGCGGCGACGGCCCGGCCGCGCTGGACGGCCTCGACCTGGTGATGTTCCCCGAGGTGCCCAGCCAGCGGGGAATCGTCCAGCCGACGGCGGCGGTGGCGGCCCTGTGCCGGGCCGCCGGGGTGCCGCTGCTGCTCGACGTCGCCCAGTCGCTCGGCCAGGTGGACGTGACCGCCGCCGGGGCGACCGGCGGGGTCACCGCCTACGCCGGCACCTCCCGCAAGTGGCTGTGCGGGCCGCGCGGCGTCGGCTTCGTCGCCGTACGGCCGGATTTCGCCGAACGCCTCGGCGTCGCGGCCGCCTCCGGCTACGCGGCGGGCTGGGAGCCCGCTCCGGCCGCGCCCGGGGGCAGCCGGCTCGTGCCCGCCCCCGGCATGGGTCGATTCGACGTGGGCGAGGCCCCGGTCGCCGGCTGGCTGGGCTTCGCCGCCGCGCTGGCCGAGCACGCGGACGCCGGTCCCGGCGCGGTCCGGGCCCGGATCCACGCGCTGGCCGGCGCCGCGCGTCGCCGCCTCGACGGGCTGGCCGGCTGGCGGCTCGGCGAGGACGTCGGCTCCCCCTGCGGCATCGTCGCCCTGCTGCCGCCGGCCGGCGTGGACCCGGCGACGGTCAAGGACCGGCTGGCCCGGGAGGAACGCATCCTGACCACCGCCATCGGACCGGCCCGGGCCCGCGACGCCGTCCCCGTCCTGAGGGTCAGCCCGCCCGTCCACGCCACCCTGGCCGACCTCGACCGCCTGGCCGAGGCCGTGGAGCGGCTCAGCCACTAG
- a CDS encoding M28 family peptidase, with translation MTGPREGSDDTAAGRPAAAGGSGPRGGGRRLSRPAPDRREFLGTALGAAVVTAGAAAGCGPAGRGSVPATTASARATPPPVEEMMSWIEQVVARGVRRPGYAADAWTEGFVAQKFRDFGLVDVHTEPVAVTRWEPSRYALTATPAGAPARALECFPLPHAAPATGLEAQLASFDAARPGGVAGRAALVDARPLALPPAVPAGLGSAPKDLSRRVYDPDGTFAGETQVLPLAGTSDAVTDPAAQAGAVAFIGCLVGYPGGGHRYYFPYSGRSTALPGVWIGEDDGRWLRDQLARGPVRIRLDVATATAPARSDNVVGDLPGPPGDDELVLVGSHHDGPWASAVEDGSGIAMVLAQARYWSRVPAADRPHRMRFILQGGHFFGGAGLVDYVAKHSAELAKVVVEVHLEHAARDIAASGGRLTATGRCVPRWFFTSRIPELESTVYDALVAERLGRSMLLAPDAFGPMPLSDGALYYPAGVPIVQFLSAPWYLFDEADTVDKVDQDSLLPITRAVIRILGATRTMTAAGLRAARVAGPPPSGSPS, from the coding sequence ATGACCGGGCCGCGAGAGGGCTCCGACGACACCGCCGCGGGCCGGCCGGCCGCCGCGGGCGGTTCAGGACCGCGCGGCGGCGGGCGACGGCTCTCCCGGCCGGCTCCGGACCGGCGGGAGTTCCTCGGGACCGCGCTCGGGGCGGCGGTCGTCACCGCGGGCGCGGCGGCCGGCTGCGGGCCGGCCGGTCGCGGGTCGGTGCCGGCCACCACGGCGTCGGCGCGCGCCACGCCGCCGCCGGTCGAGGAGATGATGTCCTGGATCGAGCAGGTCGTCGCGCGCGGCGTACGCCGGCCCGGCTACGCCGCGGACGCCTGGACCGAAGGTTTCGTCGCCCAGAAGTTCCGCGACTTCGGGCTGGTCGACGTGCACACCGAGCCGGTGGCGGTGACCCGCTGGGAGCCGTCGCGGTATGCGCTCACCGCGACGCCGGCCGGCGCGCCGGCCCGTGCGTTGGAGTGCTTCCCGCTGCCCCACGCCGCGCCCGCGACCGGGCTGGAGGCGCAGCTCGCCAGCTTCGACGCGGCCAGGCCCGGCGGGGTCGCCGGCCGGGCGGCGCTGGTCGACGCCCGGCCGCTCGCGCTCCCGCCGGCGGTGCCGGCCGGGCTCGGGAGCGCGCCCAAGGACCTCTCCCGCCGGGTGTACGACCCGGACGGCACCTTCGCCGGCGAGACCCAGGTGCTCCCGCTGGCCGGCACCTCCGACGCCGTGACCGACCCGGCCGCCCAGGCCGGCGCCGTCGCGTTCATCGGCTGCCTGGTCGGCTACCCGGGCGGCGGCCACCGCTACTACTTCCCGTACAGCGGCCGGTCGACGGCGCTGCCTGGGGTCTGGATCGGCGAGGACGACGGGCGCTGGCTGCGCGACCAGCTCGCCCGCGGCCCGGTCCGGATCCGGCTCGACGTCGCGACGGCCACCGCGCCGGCGCGCAGCGACAACGTGGTCGGCGACCTTCCCGGGCCGCCCGGCGACGACGAGCTGGTGCTGGTCGGCTCCCACCACGACGGGCCGTGGGCCTCCGCGGTCGAGGACGGCAGCGGGATCGCGATGGTCCTGGCCCAGGCCAGGTACTGGTCACGGGTCCCGGCGGCCGACCGGCCGCACCGGATGCGCTTCATCCTGCAGGGCGGGCACTTCTTCGGCGGGGCCGGGCTGGTCGACTACGTGGCGAAGCACAGCGCCGAGCTCGCGAAGGTCGTCGTGGAGGTGCACCTGGAGCACGCCGCCCGTGACATCGCCGCCAGCGGCGGGCGCCTCACCGCCACCGGCCGCTGCGTGCCGCGCTGGTTCTTCACCAGCAGGATCCCGGAACTGGAGAGCACGGTCTACGACGCCCTGGTCGCCGAGCGGCTGGGACGCTCGATGCTGCTCGCCCCCGATGCCTTCGGCCCGATGCCGCTGTCCGACGGGGCGCTCTACTACCCGGCCGGCGTGCCCATCGTCCAGTTCCTCTCGGCGCCCTGGTACCTGTTCGACGAGGCGGACACCGTCGACAAGGTCGACCAGGACAGCCTGCTGCCGATCACCCGTGCCGTCATCCGGATCCTGGGCGCGACCCGGACCATGACGGCCGCGGGCCTACGGGCGGCGCGCGTCGCCGGGCCCCCTCCGAGCGGTTCCCCGTCCTGA
- a CDS encoding 2-dehydropantoate 2-reductase, with the protein MAESALAAGTSGSVSPARPEPFPLGPEPGPAGRPALPRSATAAPPGPEMDFVTGRLVRPDRPRAGSPPARVAVIGVGAVGGYFAARAAAAGAEVWLCARRPFDRLRIVSTGPDGGDVETEVPAEVVIDPARLPGYGFDWVLLATKAHQVPLVAPWLTAAVGPGTAVVVLQNGVRHAERVAAFAPAEQVLPAVVYINAEAEGPGLIRHRAGGVLQVPDVLLAQRLAERVLTAGEVRLTEDFATAAWTKLCVNSAANTLTALTGRRLEVLRRDDIAQLALAIMAEVVAVARADGAEVPDGLPEFTVRRLRGQPPGAGTSMLYDRLAGRRLEHDALLGAVVRIGAERGVPTPTCAAVLPLLAAISDAVDAPR; encoded by the coding sequence ATGGCCGAATCCGCCCTGGCCGCCGGGACGTCCGGCTCGGTGTCGCCGGCCCGTCCGGAGCCGTTCCCGTTGGGGCCGGAGCCCGGGCCTGCCGGCCGGCCGGCACTGCCCAGGTCGGCGACGGCCGCCCCGCCGGGCCCGGAGATGGACTTCGTGACCGGGCGCCTGGTGCGTCCCGACCGGCCTCGCGCCGGCTCCCCGCCGGCCAGGGTCGCCGTGATCGGCGTCGGCGCCGTCGGCGGCTACTTCGCGGCCAGGGCGGCGGCCGCGGGTGCCGAGGTGTGGCTGTGCGCCCGGCGGCCGTTCGACCGGCTGCGGATCGTCTCGACCGGCCCGGACGGCGGGGACGTCGAGACCGAGGTGCCGGCCGAGGTGGTCATCGACCCGGCCCGGCTGCCCGGCTACGGCTTCGACTGGGTGCTGCTGGCGACCAAGGCCCACCAGGTCCCGCTGGTCGCGCCGTGGCTGACCGCCGCGGTCGGGCCCGGCACGGCCGTCGTCGTGCTGCAGAACGGGGTCCGGCACGCGGAGCGGGTCGCGGCGTTCGCGCCCGCCGAGCAGGTGCTGCCGGCCGTCGTCTACATCAACGCGGAGGCCGAGGGGCCGGGCCTGATCCGGCACCGGGCCGGCGGGGTCCTGCAGGTCCCCGACGTGCTGCTGGCGCAGCGGCTGGCCGAGCGGGTGCTCACCGCGGGGGAGGTCCGGCTGACCGAGGACTTCGCCACCGCCGCCTGGACGAAGCTGTGCGTCAACAGCGCCGCGAACACCCTGACCGCGCTGACCGGCCGCCGCCTGGAGGTGCTGCGCCGCGACGACATCGCCCAGCTCGCCCTCGCGATCATGGCGGAGGTCGTCGCGGTCGCCCGGGCCGACGGGGCCGAGGTGCCGGACGGGCTGCCGGAGTTCACGGTGCGCCGGCTGCGCGGCCAGCCGCCCGGCGCCGGCACGTCGATGCTCTACGACCGGCTGGCCGGCCGTCGCCTGGAGCACGACGCGCTGCTCGGCGCCGTCGTCCGCATCGGCGCCGAGCGCGGCGTCCCGACCCCGACCTGCGCGGCCGTGCTGCCGCTTCTCGCCGCGATCAGCGACGCGGTCGACGCGCCGCGCTAG